A region of the Desulfobacterales bacterium genome:
GTTTCCTATAATCAATTTTTTTAAAATTTTATAATTAAGTATTTATGTGTAAAAGGTGGGACGCGCCCTATCATTTTGAATATGGAGGATTCTCTTAATGGATAAAGAAGATATTAAAAATAGAAAGAATACACGATTTGAATCTTTGAATCTTGTATCTTATGATTTGATTGATAATAAAGGGAAACTAATTGGACATAGCGTAGGACGGACGCTGAATATAAGTAAAGGTGGTATTCTTTTAGAAGCTGAAGCTGAATTGTCAGCTTATCCTTTAATTTCGCTTACTCTTAGTTTAGAAGAAGATTTAGTTACAGTAAAAGGAGAAATTGTATATTCAAAGCAGGCTAGTGAGTTAGGAAAGTTTGAAAATGGAATAAAATTTTTAAAAGCAAGTGAACAAGATTATCGAGCTTTAGTTGAATTTATTGGGAAAGTCGAAGAGCATACTTTAAATACAATAGAGAGCTTAAGGACTAAAAGGAGAGAACTCAATAATGTAGTATTGGCTCTTTCTAAAGAGCATAAAATCATTGTTGATTATGTTATAGGCTATAAAAAGATAATGGAACAGCAAAATGCTGAATTACCTTCTAAGCTTGATATGCTTTTTAGCTTTATGGAAAGAGATGTAATCAATCATTTTGATTTTGAAGAAAAAGTCCTATTCTCAGCGGCTATTATTGGGAAGTATGTAGAAGAAATCCAAATAATAATACCTAAACTCAGAGAGGAGCATATATTTTTTTTGGCAGAGGTGAAGTATCTTTTGAAACAAGTTAAACTTTTTGGAATTTTTAATGAAGCAGATATGGAGAAGTTTAAAAATAGAGTAAATCTCTTTTTTGAGAACTTAAAACGTCATTCCAGAGATGAAATAGAAAAAGTTTTTTCTTTTATAGATGCTAATAAAAAAAATAAAGATACGGCTAAAAAATTACTTGAGAAATATCATAGTAATAAATAGCTATAACATCTCATTAGAAGTAGATTCCATTCATAAGTTATCAACCTTCCAATTTTATTAATCCCTAAAAATTTATAAATTGATTATAAAAATTATTTGGATAATTTTTTATGCTTTCAAATAGAATTCTTTTAAGTACCCATTATTTTTTATACTTTGGAATTATGGGTGTGACCTTACCATATTTTAATTTGTATTGCTATAAACTTGGTTTTTCTGGATATGAGATTGGCCTTCTTTCAGCAGTTAAAACAATGGTATCGGTAGTTTTTGGTCTTTTTTGGGGAGGGATTGCTGATTTTCTTGGAATAAGAAAACAGTTATATATTTTTTGTAGTTTTATGGGATTATTATTATTCTTTTTTTATTTATTTGTGACTGATTTTAAACTAGTTCTTTTGATAAGTGTTGTTTATACAATGTTTTATGCTCCAGTGATAGCTTTTCTTGAAGCATTTACTATGGACTGTTTAGACAATAAAAAGGTATATGGAAAAATACGATTATGGGGTTCAATAAGTTTTATAATAATCTCAATTATTATTGGAAAATTAATTGACTTATATTCTGTAAAAATAATACTGTTTGCAGTATTAATAGGGTCACTGCTACAGTCGTTATTTTCTTTTAGTGTTCCATATGTTTCGCATGCAAAAATGGAAAATGAGAGCAAAAAACTCGATTGGCTTTTAAAGCCAAAGTTATTAATATTTTTATTTTGTGCTTTTTTAATGTTAGTAAGTCACAGCACGTATTATGGATATTATTCGATATATTTAGAAAATATTGGGTTTGATAAAACGTTTATAGGTATAACTTGGGCGGTAGCTGTAATGTCAGAGATAATTGTAATGATGAAATCTGATTATATATTTAAAAAATTTTCTTTAGAAATAGTCCTTATCTTTTCATTTATTGCTGCATCTGCTAGGTGGGTTATTATAGGCTTTTCAGATAATTTTTTATTCCTTATAATCGCTCAAGTTTTTCATGCCTTTACTTATGGCAGCTTTCATATGGCGAGCATTATATATATTGATAGGGAAAGCTCCAAAAATGCTAAAACTATTGGGCAAGTTATAAATAATGGTGTAACATATGGTTTTGGAATGATGATAGGTTTTTTAATAAATGGATTTTTTTATGAATATGTAAAAATTTCTAATTTATTTTTTTTAAGTAGTTTCCTTGCATTTATTGCTTTTATTGTTTTTGGAGTTAGTTATATTTTTTTTAGGGATAAAAAATTTATAAAAAACACTTGAAAGAATTTTATTAAGATAATAGGAAGCATTTATTAAAAATTTATTTTTAAATGGGAAGGAGTTACAGATTTGAAATATATTGTTTTTAATAAATAAGCAGTTATTATATCAAGTGTGTAACTATGGTGAAAAAATTTTATTTATGGCTGGTATATTATGAGTATTTTATCTTCGAGTGTTTCAATTACCCGATACAGAGTTGATGGGCAGATTGAAGAATCAGTTGTTGATGTCGTTGAAGAAGGATTAAGGAAGAATTCTATAACCCATGGAGAAGAAGAGCCTTCTGATAAGATAGTTGGATGGACGACTTTTGAAAAGCCTTTTAGTCCTAATTTTGATAGGTCGTCTTTTGTTATAGGTTCTTATTTTATTTTTTCTCTAAGAATTGACAAAAAGACCATACCATCAAAAATTTTTAAAAAGGAATATTCAATTGAAGTTGCTAAACAACTTGAAGAAAGTGGCAGGGAATTTTTGGCGCGGAATGAAAAAAAAGCTATACGAGAGCAAGTTACAAATGTTTTAAGCCTAAGAATACCCTCTACACCTTATATTTATGATGTTTTATGGATTTATGAAGAGTCGCTTCTATGGTTTTTTTCAACGCAGCAATCTGCTAATGAAGAACTTGAAACTCTTTTTTTAAAGTCATTTAAACTGCATCTTATAAAACTTTTTCCTTATACTATTGCAGACAGGATAGTAAGCCTTTCAGACACTGAAAAGGATAAACTTTCGAAACTTTCTCCAATAAAGTTAGTGGAGTGATAATATGGATACAACAGTAGCTTATGAACGATACAAATTTTTAGGCCATGAATTTTTAACATGGCTGTGGTTTATGATTGAAAATAGCCAGGATGAAATTAGAAAAATCGTGGATGATGCAATAGAGGTTGAAATAGGTAATCGTATTGTCCTTGCAAAAAATGGTGAATCTCCAAGCGAAGTTATAACTATAAAAGGAAATGATGCGAACCTTGAAGAAGGAATGCTTTCTTTAAAAAAAGGAGCTTTTGTTAATGAAATAAGTTTAATATTAAAATTGGGTGATCAACAATGGAGTTTTAGTTTAAAAGGCGAAAATTTAAACATTGGAAGTTTAAAAACACCAGATACAGCTCCTGTAGAAAAACAAGATGAAGTTGAAGGCGCAATAATTGACAAGGTGAATTTAATAGAGCAGCCTATTAAATTGATTGATAAGTTATTTTCAAAATTTGTTAAATCAAGGATTGGGAATGAATTTGTAAATAGCTATCTTGTATCAATACAAAAATGGATTGAAGGAGCAATGTAAATTATTATAGATTTCAAGTCTTTTTAATAAATAAAAAGGGTGGGCTTTTGTATGCCTGCCTTTTTTATTCTTATCCAATTTTAAGTTGTGAGTTAAAATGACATATTATTTATAATTTTTAGTTGTTGATTTTGTAATAATTATTGTCTAAAAAAAAGGTCTCCACTTTAAAATGGAAGAAGCCTTTAATTAAAAGGGATAAGTGGAGACCTAAGTAAAGAATACCTTTAAAGCATTCCCTAACTTGCCTGTAGCATATCAGCTTTAATATTGAAGGTCAAATATAAGATTTTAAAGGTCTCAATTTAATGTTGAATTTAAATAATAAAACTGCAATAATCAGAATGTTTCATGTTTATAAGCGTTATAGAGCTAAAAATGCTTTATCTGATGTTTCCCTAGATATTGCAAGAAATGAAATGATTTTTATCACAGGCCCAAGCGGAGCAGGCAAGACAACCTTGATGAAACTTATGTATCTCGGAGAAAAAGCATCGGAAGGACAAATACTTATTGATGGGATTAATTTAGATAGAATTCTACATAGAAAAGTTCCTTTTTTAAGAAGAAAGTTTGGTATTATTTTTCAAGATTTTAAGCTTATTACAAATAAAACTGTTTTTGAAAACATATCGCTTGTGCTTGAAGCTTCGGGTCAGAAACGAAGCTTTATATCAAAAAAAGTAAATAGTGTATTAAGGATTGTGGGTATGGAGGGAAGGGGTTCGGCTTATCCGATTAGCTTATCAGGAGGGGAACAACAAAAAGTAGCTGTAGCGCGAGCTATTGTTGGTGATCCTAAAATAATTCTTGCCGATGAGCCTACGGCTAGCCTTGATTCTAAATCAGCAGATGTAATCCTTGAGCTTTTAAAAAAATTTCATGCTCAAGGAGGAACAATTATCATTGCGACTCATGATAATAATCTTATTCAGAATGCTAATAACAGGGTAATTAATCTTGAAAATGGCAAGATAAAAAAGAATTGATTATTTTTTTAAAATGTTTATATTATTAAAACGTTCACTCCTTGATATTCGGAACAATAAATTTTTACATTTATTGACTATTATTATAATGTCTCTTTCTGTCCTTATAGTGAGCGCATTCCTTTTATTTTTTATTAATGGATCTGACATTTTAAAATCGTGGAAAGAAAATATAAGAATCTTCGCATATCTAAAAAATGATGTAGATCTTTCACAAATTCCTCTAGTTTCATCAAATATTTTGTTATTTGAAAATGTAAGTAACGTGAAATTTATCCCGAAGGATGAAGCTTTAATTCGGCTAAAAAAGCAGATAAAAGAATCGGCTATGCTGGACGACTTAAAGGAAAATCCTTTGCCAAACTGCTTTGAAGTATATTTATCCATATCGAATATAGCTTCATGGGAAGATTTAGAAAATATAGCATCTAAAATAGAAAGTTTATCCGAAATAGATGATGTTGAATATGGTCAGAGATGGGTTCAAAGATTTATGAATGTTTTTAATCTTTTTAAGTTTTCCTGTCTTGCAATAATAGGGCTTTTATTTCTGGCATCTGTTTTCATTGTTGCAAATACTATTCGTCTTGTATTTTATTCCCGCAAAATTGAGATTGAAATTATGCGAGTTGTTGGAGCCTCTGAAAGTTTTATTAAAGCGCCTTTTTATGTCCAAGGTATCATAAATGGTACACTTGGAGGAATACTTGGTATAGGAATACTTTTAGTAAGTTATTATAGCATTTCTTCGAATATCGCAGAAGATCTTTCTTTATGGGGTGTAAATATAAGATTTATTCCTATCGATATTATTTTAAAAATTATTCTTTCAAGTACATTAGTTGGTGTGTTAGGCTGTTACTTATCATTAAAACAATTTTCAGATGATGCATTATCATGAAAGTTTATACTCGTTATTTTATAATGCCTTTAATAATATTTTTTTTTCCATTTGCTAATGTTTTTTGTAATGATATTAGTAATATACAAAAACAAATTGATGAAAAAAAAGCAAAAATCAATGAGATTGATAAAGCAGAAATAGCTATAATAAGAGAGTTAGAGGAGATTGATTTTTTTTTGAACAGAGCTACACAAAAACTTAGTTTAATTAAATCTGAGCTTGTCTCAATAAATGAGAAAACTAATAAAACTCAAGTGGAATATGAGAAAATTCTATATAAAATTAACAGCCAAAAAGACTATATATCAAAAAGGATAGTTGCTATATATAAACTTGGGTTACTTGGAGAAATGGCGACCGTTGCTTCATCCCGTTCTATAGGCGATTTTTTATTTAACAGCAGGTCTTTAGAATATATCGTCTATTATGACCTCTCAGCTCTTGAAACCTATGGGCACTATTTAAAAGAATTAAAGTCAACACAAGTAATGCTTGAAATTCAAAAAAATGAAAAATCAGCATTAGAAAATGATTATAGAGATCAAATAGAAACCATATCTATAGAAAGGCTAAAACGTAATAGTCTTTTATCTGATATTCGAACAAAAAAATCTTTACTGATAGCGGCTATAGAATCTTTAAAGAAAGCGTCATCAGAGTTAGATAAAAAAGTAAGCAGTCTTCCTAATATAGATTCAGCTTTTCCAAACAAGGGAGATAAAAAAAATTTTTCATCCCATAAAGGATTGCTTAATATGCCAATAAAGGGTAAAATTGTTTCTGTTTTTGGTTCTCATATTAATACTGAATTTAATATTGAAACTTTTAGAAGCGGTATAGATATTAAGGCTGAAAGGGGAGATCCTGTAAAAGCCGTATTTGAAGGGAACATTCTTTTTGCTAATTGGTTTAAAGGTTATGGGAATATGATGATAATAGATCATGGTGATAATTATTATAGTGTTTATGCGCATGCCGAAGAGCTTTTTAAAAAAACTGGAGATTTTGTTGAAGCAGATGAAGTGATAGCTAATGTTGGAGATTTTGGTTCTTTTGGCGACGCAACTTTGTATTTTGAAATTAGACATCATGGGAAACCTCTTGATCCAATTAAATGGCTGAATTTAAATTGAAATAAAATTTTATATAAATTTAATATTTTAGGAGTAATAAAAATGAAAAAAAGTAAATTAAGTAGTTTAAAATTAACATTCCTTATGAGTTTAGCAATTTTTTTTAGCATTGTAGGAACAGGATCCTATCGAGATTCATCCGCTGGAAGTGATGAAACCTATAAAAGTCTTAAAATATTTAGTGATGTTATCGAAGAGATAGAAAAAAATTATGTAGATGAAGTCAGTACAAAGGATCTTATACAAAAAGCTATCCAAGGTATGGTTCATAGTTTAGATCCTCACTCGTCTTTTATGCCTCCTGAAGCATTTGAAGAGCTTCAACAAGATACAAAAGGCGAGTTTGGAGGAATTGGTATAGTGATTAGTATGAAAAAAGACTTGCTTACAGTAATTTCTCCGATAGAAGGAACTCCTGCATTTAAAGCCGGCATAAAGGCTGGCGATATAATTATCAAAGTTGACGGAGAACCTACTAAAGATATGATGTTATGGGAAGCTGTAAAAAAAATGAGAGGAGAAAAAGGCTCTAATGTATTAATCACAGTAGTAAGAAAAGGAGAATCTGATCCTCTTGAATTTAAGCTTGAGAGAGATGTAATACCACTTGAAAGTGTAAGGTATGTAATGGTAAAACCAGGATACGGATATATATGGATTACTAACTTTAGAGAAAGCACTGTAGATGATATAGAAAAAGCCTTAAAAGAATTTGAGTCTGGAAAAGATCCACTAAAAGGACTTATTATTGACCTTAGAGACAATCCTGGCGGACTTCTTAATCAAGCAGTTGAAGTTGCAGATATATTCCTTGAAAAAGGAGCTATTGTAAAAATAAAAGGAAGGCTTGGAAAACATACCAATGTATTTAATGCCCATCCTGATAGAATAAAAAGAAATTATCCAATCGTAGTTTTAATTAATGGAGGTAGCGCAAGTGCATCTGAAATCGTTGCGGGCGCACTACAGGATCATAAAAGAGCGCTTATACTTGGAACCACTTCTTTTGGAAAAGGTTCAGTTCAAACTGTTAAGCCTTTAAGAGATGGATATGGTCTTAAATTTACCATAGCACGATATTATACTCCAAACGAAAGATCTATCCAGGCGGAGGGTATTGAGCCTGATATTTTTGTAAAACCAGGAGCTATAAAAGAACCTGATGAAAAAAAAGATGACCGTATTTTAAAAGAAAAGGACCTTGATAACCACCTTGAAGCACTTCCTTTTGAAGATAAAACTAAGGATAAAAAAGAGAAAAAAATAAAAAAAGATAAGAAAGAAGATAGTGATGATGAAATTAAAGATGATGAAAATGATGGAGAAAAAGAATTACGGAGAATTGACTATGTCACCGGAAAAATAAAAGTGGAATCTTTAATTTCAGATGTCCAAGTAAAAAGAGCGCTTGATATACTCGTCAGCTATGAAATATTTAAAAACCTTAAAGGATAGTAAACTCCATAATAACTAAATATTGAATAGCTTATAACAAGAGATTCTGCAATTAAGATATAGAGATAAAAAATGCAAAAAAGAATTATAGCTATTGATGATGAGGATTCCATTTTAGATGCTTATAAAACTATTTTAGCGCCTCATAAACAAGAAATTTTTGCACTTCAAAATCATGCTGCTGGATTGGAGGCAGAGTTATTTGGAGAATTAGCCGATTCAAAATTGAATTATGATGATGAATATGAATATGAATTAAAGACCGCAACTCAAGGTGAAGAGGGATTCAAGCTAATAAAAGAAGCAAAGGAAATGGGAGAACCTTTTTCGATTGCTTTTATTGATGTTAGAATGCCTCCAGGTTGGGACGGGATTAAGACTTCTCAAATGATTCGTCAAGTCGATGATGCAATTGAAATAGTTATTGTAACAGCATATTCTGATAAGGATAGAAATGAGATAGTTGAGAAGGTTGGAATGCCTGAAAAATTGCTTTATTTGAAGAAACCTTTTGATTCGGAAGAAATAAAGCAATTGGCTCTTTCATTAACAAAAAAATGGGAGCTTGAAAAAAAAGCAAAGAAATACACTGAATATTTAGAAAAAGTTTTAATATCAATAAAAAATATTAAAACTCATGATATCTTGTCGGAAAAAGATATAACTTCTTCGATATTTAATGAAATATGTATGTTTCTTGATTTTAAGAAAAGCATAATCGCTAAAAATATTGACGGAGAAATTATAATACAAGAATCTAAAGGCTTTGCAAAAGACGAGCTTGATTTGATCGTAAAAAATTTTCCTATTGAATATTCATTGAAAGATAGTATTTTCATAATGGATAAAAACATAATCATTCCTTTAAAAGATAAACATGAGAATATATTTGTATTTGCGGAAGTAGAATCATTTATTGATGATACAAAGTTGCAGATTCTTAATCTGTTAACGGAAGCATCTGTAGAACTTATAAGTCTATCAAAAAAGCAGAAGATATGTTTAAGAAACGAAAAAATGGCTACAGTCGGACAAATGGCGACAGCTATTCTACATGAAGTTAATAATCCGATTCAAACAATTTCTGGAACCATTGATATATCTAAATTGTATGCGGATTCTCTATTTAAAAATTACAACAAAATTATAACTTCTTTAAAAGAATCAGTAAATAAAGAAACTTCACCTGAAATCTATGATATAATTTCTACAATTGAAACTCAATTTAAAGTTAAAGAGATATATGATAAAATAAGAAATACCTATAAAGTATTGAATACTGCAGTAGAGCGGGTTCGAAGATTAATGGAAAAGGTAAGAAATTTTTCTAAGAAAAAAGAAAAATTAGATTTAAGATTAAATAGTATAAAAGATGCTTTAGATAAAACCTTCGAACTGGTCAACAGCACTCTAAAAAATAATGTGGTTGTGCATAAAGATATAGATGATGATTTATTTGCGCTTTGTGATATAGATAGTCTTAATCAGGTTTTTTTGAATATTATTTTGAATGCAGTTCAGGCTATGAAGAATAAAGGAGAATTATGGATAAGCGCCAAAAAAAAATTAAAAAATATTATTATTTCAATCAAAGATTCAGGGCCAGGAATTCCTGAATCCCATAAGAATTTTATATTCGATGCTTTTTATTCAACAAAACCAGAAGGGACGGGTCTTGGTCTTTCTATAGTTAAGAGAATCGTTGAAGAGCATAAAGGAACAATACATGTAGATTCGGAAAACAATAAGGGGACAGTATTCTATATCGAAATACCAATTAAGTGATTACTCCGTTAAAATTTTTATTAGTTTTAATTCTTCAAATTTGTTTTATCTTAAGTGTATTTTTTATAGACCTTCGCCTATATTAATTTTATTAACAATATAAATAAATTATTTACAAGGAGGATAGCGTAACAATGATAGACGAAGATGTTAATGGTCATGATAATGTCGAGAGTGTTGATAGTGTAGTAAAGCAGGAATTTAATGATATGATAGAAGAAAGGAGTAAGATGGCGCAAGATGAAATTAAAAATATAAATGTCGAAACAGCAAGATTGGTTATCGGTGATCAAACTATAGAATTGCCTATCATTACAGGCACAATGGGTGAAAAAGCTATTGATATAACTATGTTAAGAAAATTAACTGGTTGTATAACTATGGATCCTGGACTTGGCAATACTGGAATTTGTAAAAGTGATATAACTTTTATGGATGGAGAGAAAGGTATTTTAAGATACAGGGGTATTCCTGTTGAACAATTAGCTGAGCGTTCAAGTTTCGTAGAAACTGCCTATTTATTAATTAATGGATGCCTGCCTACAGTAGATCAGC
Encoded here:
- a CDS encoding PilZ domain-containing protein; its protein translation is MDKEDIKNRKNTRFESLNLVSYDLIDNKGKLIGHSVGRTLNISKGGILLEAEAELSAYPLISLTLSLEEDLVTVKGEIVYSKQASELGKFENGIKFLKASEQDYRALVEFIGKVEEHTLNTIESLRTKRRELNNVVLALSKEHKIIVDYVIGYKKIMEQQNAELPSKLDMLFSFMERDVINHFDFEEKVLFSAAIIGKYVEEIQIIIPKLREEHIFFLAEVKYLLKQVKLFGIFNEADMEKFKNRVNLFFENLKRHSRDEIEKVFSFIDANKKNKDTAKKLLEKYHSNK
- a CDS encoding MFS transporter, whose translation is MLSNRILLSTHYFLYFGIMGVTLPYFNLYCYKLGFSGYEIGLLSAVKTMVSVVFGLFWGGIADFLGIRKQLYIFCSFMGLLLFFFYLFVTDFKLVLLISVVYTMFYAPVIAFLEAFTMDCLDNKKVYGKIRLWGSISFIIISIIIGKLIDLYSVKIILFAVLIGSLLQSLFSFSVPYVSHAKMENESKKLDWLLKPKLLIFLFCAFLMLVSHSTYYGYYSIYLENIGFDKTFIGITWAVAVMSEIIVMMKSDYIFKKFSLEIVLIFSFIAASARWVIIGFSDNFLFLIIAQVFHAFTYGSFHMASIIYIDRESSKNAKTIGQVINNGVTYGFGMMIGFLINGFFYEYVKISNLFFLSSFLAFIAFIVFGVSYIFFRDKKFIKNT
- the rdgC gene encoding recombination-associated protein RdgC, with the protein product MSILSSSVSITRYRVDGQIEESVVDVVEEGLRKNSITHGEEEPSDKIVGWTTFEKPFSPNFDRSSFVIGSYFIFSLRIDKKTIPSKIFKKEYSIEVAKQLEESGREFLARNEKKAIREQVTNVLSLRIPSTPYIYDVLWIYEESLLWFFSTQQSANEELETLFLKSFKLHLIKLFPYTIADRIVSLSDTEKDKLSKLSPIKLVE
- the ftsE gene encoding cell division ATP-binding protein FtsE, with the translated sequence MLNLNNKTAIIRMFHVYKRYRAKNALSDVSLDIARNEMIFITGPSGAGKTTLMKLMYLGEKASEGQILIDGINLDRILHRKVPFLRRKFGIIFQDFKLITNKTVFENISLVLEASGQKRSFISKKVNSVLRIVGMEGRGSAYPISLSGGEQQKVAVARAIVGDPKIILADEPTASLDSKSADVILELLKKFHAQGGTIIIATHDNNLIQNANNRVINLENGKIKKN
- a CDS encoding ABC transporter permease; translated protein: MSLSVLIVSAFLLFFINGSDILKSWKENIRIFAYLKNDVDLSQIPLVSSNILLFENVSNVKFIPKDEALIRLKKQIKESAMLDDLKENPLPNCFEVYLSISNIASWEDLENIASKIESLSEIDDVEYGQRWVQRFMNVFNLFKFSCLAIIGLLFLASVFIVANTIRLVFYSRKIEIEIMRVVGASESFIKAPFYVQGIINGTLGGILGIGILLVSYYSISSNIAEDLSLWGVNIRFIPIDIILKIILSSTLVGVLGCYLSLKQFSDDALS
- a CDS encoding peptidoglycan DD-metalloendopeptidase family protein gives rise to the protein MKVYTRYFIMPLIIFFFPFANVFCNDISNIQKQIDEKKAKINEIDKAEIAIIRELEEIDFFLNRATQKLSLIKSELVSINEKTNKTQVEYEKILYKINSQKDYISKRIVAIYKLGLLGEMATVASSRSIGDFLFNSRSLEYIVYYDLSALETYGHYLKELKSTQVMLEIQKNEKSALENDYRDQIETISIERLKRNSLLSDIRTKKSLLIAAIESLKKASSELDKKVSSLPNIDSAFPNKGDKKNFSSHKGLLNMPIKGKIVSVFGSHINTEFNIETFRSGIDIKAERGDPVKAVFEGNILFANWFKGYGNMMIIDHGDNYYSVYAHAEELFKKTGDFVEADEVIANVGDFGSFGDATLYFEIRHHGKPLDPIKWLNLN
- a CDS encoding S41 family peptidase gives rise to the protein MKKSKLSSLKLTFLMSLAIFFSIVGTGSYRDSSAGSDETYKSLKIFSDVIEEIEKNYVDEVSTKDLIQKAIQGMVHSLDPHSSFMPPEAFEELQQDTKGEFGGIGIVISMKKDLLTVISPIEGTPAFKAGIKAGDIIIKVDGEPTKDMMLWEAVKKMRGEKGSNVLITVVRKGESDPLEFKLERDVIPLESVRYVMVKPGYGYIWITNFRESTVDDIEKALKEFESGKDPLKGLIIDLRDNPGGLLNQAVEVADIFLEKGAIVKIKGRLGKHTNVFNAHPDRIKRNYPIVVLINGGSASASEIVAGALQDHKRALILGTTSFGKGSVQTVKPLRDGYGLKFTIARYYTPNERSIQAEGIEPDIFVKPGAIKEPDEKKDDRILKEKDLDNHLEALPFEDKTKDKKEKKIKKDKKEDSDDEIKDDENDGEKELRRIDYVTGKIKVESLISDVQVKRALDILVSYEIFKNLKG
- a CDS encoding response regulator gives rise to the protein MQKRIIAIDDEDSILDAYKTILAPHKQEIFALQNHAAGLEAELFGELADSKLNYDDEYEYELKTATQGEEGFKLIKEAKEMGEPFSIAFIDVRMPPGWDGIKTSQMIRQVDDAIEIVIVTAYSDKDRNEIVEKVGMPEKLLYLKKPFDSEEIKQLALSLTKKWELEKKAKKYTEYLEKVLISIKNIKTHDILSEKDITSSIFNEICMFLDFKKSIIAKNIDGEIIIQESKGFAKDELDLIVKNFPIEYSLKDSIFIMDKNIIIPLKDKHENIFVFAEVESFIDDTKLQILNLLTEASVELISLSKKQKICLRNEKMATVGQMATAILHEVNNPIQTISGTIDISKLYADSLFKNYNKIITSLKESVNKETSPEIYDIISTIETQFKVKEIYDKIRNTYKVLNTAVERVRRLMEKVRNFSKKKEKLDLRLNSIKDALDKTFELVNSTLKNNVVVHKDIDDDLFALCDIDSLNQVFLNIILNAVQAMKNKGELWISAKKKLKNIIISIKDSGPGIPESHKNFIFDAFYSTKPEGTGLGLSIVKRIVEEHKGTIHVDSENNKGTVFYIEIPIK